The Castanea sativa cultivar Marrone di Chiusa Pesio chromosome 11, ASM4071231v1 genome contains a region encoding:
- the LOC142615880 gene encoding glucose-1-phosphate adenylyltransferase small subunit, chloroplastic/amyloplastic, which produces MASMASVGAVKLPSSSSSSSNGSNSSKDNRKWKSGHTDSPRSLSFSASNLCNGDTNLAAFGIHNRRSSSKTSTNHRRCSRIVSPKAVSDSKNSQTCLDPDASRSVLGIILGGGAGTRLYPLTKKRAKPAVPLGANYRLIDIPVSNCLNSNVSKIYVLTQFNSASLNRHLSRAYASNMGGYKNEGFVEVLAAQQSPENPNWFQGTADAVRQYLWLFEEHNVLEFLVLAGDHLYRMDYEKFIQAHRETDADITVAALPMDEKRATAFGLMKIDEEGRIVEFAEKPKGEQLKAMKVDTTILGLDDERAKEMPYIASMGIYVVSKDVMLDLLREKFPGANDFGSEVIPGATSIGMRVQAYLYDGYWEDIGTIEAFYNANLGITKKPVPDFSFYDRSSPIYTQPRYLPPSKMLDADVTDSVIGEGCVIKNCKIHHSVVGLRSCISEGAIIEDTLLMGADYYETDADRRFLAAKGSVPIGIGKNSHIKRAIIDKNARIGDNVKIVNSDNVQEAARETDGYFIKSGIVTVIKDALIPGGTVI; this is translated from the exons atggCGTCAATGGCATCAGTTGGAGCGGTGAAActcccatcatcatcatcatcatcatcaaatggATCCAACTCTTCAAAAGACAACCGGAAATGGAAATCGGGTCATACCGACAGCCCAAGAAGCCTCTCATTCTCAGCTTCCAATCTCTGTAACGGCGACACCAACCTCGCCGCATTTGGAATCCATAACCGCCGCAGCAGCAGCAAAACATCAACCAACCACAGAAGATGCTCCAGAATCGTGTCTCCAAAAGCCGTTTCCGATTCCAAAAACTCCCAGACTTGTCTAGACCCCGATGCCAGCCGA AGTGTGCTAGGGATAATCTTAGGAGGTGGAGCAGGGACGAGGTTGTACCCATTGACGAAGAAGAGAGCGAAGCCAGCTGTGCCGTTGGGAGCGAATTACAGGCTGATAGATATTCCAGTGAGCAATTGTCTCAACAGTAATGTATCGAAGATCTATGTGCTTACTCAGTTCAATTCAGCCTCTCTCAACCGACATCTCTCACGTGCGTATGCCAGCAACATGGGTGGTTACAAAAACGAAGGATTTGTCGAAGTCCTCGCTGCCCAACAGAGTCCTGAGAATCCCAATTGGTTCCAG GGTACCGCAGATGCAGTAAGGCAGTACTTGTGGCTGTTTGAGGAGCACAATGTGCTGGAATTCCTGGTTCTTGCTGGGGACCATTTGTACCGAATGGATTATGAGAAATTTATTCAAGCGCACAGGGAAACTGATGCTGATATCACTGTGGCTGCTCTGCCCATGGATGAAAAGCGTGCCACAGCATTTGGTCTGATGAAGATTGATGAAGAAGGCCGCATTGTTGAATTTGCCGAGAAACCCAAAGGAGAGCAACTCAAAGCTATGAAG GTTGATACTACCATTTTAGGTCTCGATGATGAGAGAGCGAAGGAGATGCCTTACATTGCTAGTATGGGTATATATGTTGTCAGCAAAGATGTGATGTTAGATCTGCTTCGAGAGAAGTTTCCTGGAGCAAATGATTTTGGAAGTGAAGTTATTCCTGGTGCTACTTCCATTGGGATGAGA GTGCAAGCTTACTTGTATGACGGTTACTGGGAGGACATTGGTACGATTGAGGCTTTTTATAATGCAAACTTGGGGATCACCAAAAAGCCAGTGCCAGATTTTAG CTTCTATGATCGATCATCTCCTATCTACACCCAACCCCGGTATTTGCCTCCATCCAAAATGCTTGATGCTGATGTCACTGATAGTGTTATTGGTGAGGGTTGTGTAATAAAG AACTGTAAAATTCACCATTCTGTGGTTGGGCTCCGGTCTTGCATATCAGAGGGTGCAATCATCGAAGACACACTGTTGATGGGAGCTGATTATTATGAG ACTGATGCTGACAGGAGGTTTCTAGCTGCAAAGGGTAGTGTTCCAATAGGAATTGGAAAGAACTCTCACATCAAGAGAGCTATAATTGACAAGAATGCTCGAATTGGGGACAATGTGAAG ATTGTTAACAGTGACAATGTACAAGAAGCCGCAAGGGAAACAGATGGTTATTTCATTAAGAGTGGAATTGTCACCGTGATCAAAGATGCCTTAATTCCTGGTGGAACTGTAATCTAG